In a single window of the Limnohabitans sp. 2KL-27 genome:
- a CDS encoding squalene/phytoene synthase family protein, protein MITPPPFQEHQPASRTPSGMSAAQRQLLRHVSRSFDLSIRLLPKALQAPVAIGYLLARATDTVADTTALPLNERQVLLDLMTQAIADPNSSAEERRDLSRLTQAFATQQTDPHERALMQALPQCLPLLVSLSDVDQASVRQVLGHITRGQHLDMARFGPGLQALQTEAELSEYTWLVAGCVGEFWTELCGRHLPGYSLLPQDEMVRIGRAYGMGLQRLNIIRDAGADLAAGRCYWPVDTLAQAGMTPAMLAQAAQTDAADTLNAWAPLYSQWLDQTQVQLADGMRYALALKPLRLRLASALPALIGARTVALLRKTGPAALSQRVKMPRHEVRALLWRVTWGLGSAAVLEKEFRQLSEVPRP, encoded by the coding sequence ATGATCACGCCCCCCCCATTCCAGGAGCACCAACCGGCAAGCCGCACGCCTTCGGGCATGAGCGCCGCGCAGCGGCAACTGCTGCGCCATGTGTCGCGCTCCTTCGACCTGTCCATCCGCCTGTTGCCCAAGGCGCTTCAAGCCCCGGTGGCCATCGGCTACCTGCTGGCCCGCGCCACCGACACAGTGGCCGACACCACCGCCCTGCCCCTGAACGAACGGCAGGTTTTGCTGGACCTTATGACGCAGGCCATCGCCGACCCGAACAGCTCGGCCGAAGAAAGACGCGACCTGAGCCGTTTGACCCAAGCCTTTGCCACGCAACAAACCGACCCGCACGAACGCGCCTTGATGCAGGCCCTGCCCCAATGCCTGCCACTTTTAGTCAGCCTGTCGGATGTCGACCAGGCCAGCGTGCGCCAGGTGCTGGGCCACATCACCCGGGGCCAACACCTGGACATGGCCCGCTTTGGCCCCGGCCTTCAAGCATTGCAAACCGAGGCCGAACTGAGCGAGTACACCTGGCTGGTGGCCGGGTGCGTGGGCGAGTTTTGGACCGAGCTGTGTGGCCGCCATTTGCCCGGCTACAGCCTGCTGCCGCAGGACGAGATGGTGCGCATCGGCCGCGCCTACGGCATGGGCTTGCAGCGCCTGAACATCATCCGTGACGCCGGGGCCGACCTGGCCGCCGGACGTTGTTATTGGCCTGTGGACACCCTGGCACAGGCCGGCATGACCCCGGCCATGCTCGCCCAAGCGGCCCAAACTGACGCGGCAGACACCCTGAATGCATGGGCCCCGCTTTACAGCCAGTGGCTGGACCAGACGCAAGTCCAACTGGCCGATGGCATGCGCTACGCCTTGGCGCTCAAGCCCCTGCGCCTGCGCCTGGCCAGCGCCCTGCCCGCATTGATCGGTGCGCGCACCGTGGCGCTGCTGCGCAAGACCGGTCCCGCGGCCTTGAGCCAGCGCGTCAAAATGCCACGCCACGAGGTCCGCGCCCTGCTGTGGCGCGTCACTTGGGGTCTGGGGTCTGCGGCCGTTCTGGAAAAAGAATTCCGCCAATTGTCCGAGGTGCCCCGGCCTTGA
- the hpnD gene encoding presqualene diphosphate synthase HpnD: protein MSPQDYVQQKAAASGSSFYYAFLFLPPERRAAITAFYAFCREVDDVVDDILDPGVAATKLAWWQKEVLQAYAGQPSHPVMHALMPLAPTFGIESRHLMAVIDGCQMDLNQTRYLDFAGLKTYCHLVAGVVGEVAARIFGQTDEATTAYAHKLGLAFQMTNIIRDVGEDAMRGRIYLPLDEQQRFGVKANELIQRSYSDNFTALMKFQTERAHALYDEALALLPGADRRAQKPGLMMASIYRTLLSEIEASGFQVLHQRIALTPLRKLWLAWKMQALGRF, encoded by the coding sequence ATGAGCCCGCAAGACTATGTCCAACAAAAAGCCGCCGCATCGGGCAGCAGTTTCTATTACGCCTTTTTGTTTTTGCCCCCCGAACGGCGTGCAGCCATCACCGCCTTCTATGCTTTTTGCCGCGAAGTGGACGACGTGGTCGACGACATCTTGGACCCCGGTGTGGCCGCCACCAAACTTGCCTGGTGGCAAAAAGAGGTGCTGCAAGCCTATGCGGGCCAGCCCAGTCACCCCGTCATGCACGCCCTCATGCCACTGGCCCCCACCTTCGGCATCGAAAGCCGTCACCTGATGGCCGTGATCGACGGCTGCCAAATGGACCTGAACCAAACCCGCTACCTGGATTTTGCGGGCCTCAAGACCTATTGCCACTTGGTGGCAGGCGTGGTGGGCGAAGTCGCCGCCCGCATCTTTGGCCAGACCGACGAAGCCACAACGGCCTATGCACACAAGTTGGGCCTGGCTTTTCAGATGACCAACATCATCCGCGACGTGGGCGAAGACGCCATGCGTGGGCGCATCTACCTGCCGCTGGACGAGCAGCAACGCTTTGGGGTCAAGGCCAACGAACTGATCCAGCGCAGTTATTCAGACAACTTCACTGCACTCATGAAGTTCCAGACCGAGCGCGCCCACGCCCTGTACGACGAAGCCCTGGCACTCTTGCCCGGCGCCGACCGCCGCGCCCAAAAACCCGGCCTCATGATGGCCAGCATCTACCGCACCTTGCTTAGCGAGATCGAAGCCTCAGGCTTTCAGGTGCTGCACCAGCGCATCGCGCTCACGCCGCTGCGCAAACTGTGGCTGGCGTGGAAGATGCAGGCGCTGGGGCGGTTTTGA
- a CDS encoding glutathione S-transferase family protein has product MTLKIYGISASRAARPLWAAIELGVPFEHIAMTYKAGATRTPEFLALNPNGHIPVVVDERPEGPVTVWESMACALYIARVHGQADGRSITPATPREEAEALRWSFWTVTELEKDALAVLMHRMAMPADQRKPELAEQAENRLKVPLSVLEAHLQAQHAQGQAHLAADRFTVADVCVASVANWIRPAPGLLAQYPAVSGWLQACMEREAQKRVRALP; this is encoded by the coding sequence ATGACTTTGAAAATTTACGGCATCAGCGCATCCCGCGCCGCGCGGCCCTTGTGGGCCGCAATCGAATTGGGCGTGCCCTTTGAGCACATCGCCATGACCTACAAAGCGGGCGCGACACGCACGCCCGAGTTTTTGGCGCTCAACCCCAACGGCCACATTCCGGTGGTGGTGGACGAGCGGCCCGAAGGCCCGGTCACCGTGTGGGAAAGCATGGCCTGCGCGCTTTACATCGCCCGCGTGCACGGCCAAGCCGATGGCCGGTCGATCACCCCCGCCACGCCCCGCGAAGAAGCCGAGGCCCTGCGCTGGAGCTTTTGGACGGTGACCGAGCTCGAAAAAGACGCGCTCGCCGTGCTCATGCACCGCATGGCCATGCCTGCCGACCAGCGCAAGCCCGAGCTGGCCGAACAAGCCGAAAACCGCTTGAAGGTGCCGCTGTCTGTGCTGGAGGCGCATCTGCAAGCCCAGCACGCCCAAGGCCAGGCCCATTTGGCGGCCGATCGTTTCACCGTGGCCGATGTGTGTGTGGCCAGCGTGGCCAACTGGATTCGCCCGGCCCCGGGCTTGTTGGCGCAATACCCGGCTGTTTCAGGCTGGTTGCAGGCGTGCATGGAGCGCGAGGCACAAAAGCGTGTGCGGGCGCTGCCATGA
- a CDS encoding HAD family hydrolase: protein MIDISRIKAITLDLDDTLWPVWPTIGRAEVVLQTWLSTHAPGAAALSADAELKKAVRAEINARHADRAHDLSFLRRESIRALLQQAGEPMHLAEAAFEVFFSERQRVDLFDDALPALAFWSQRMPVVALSNGNADVHRVGIGQHFHASVSAQSLGVAKPDLRIFVAGAAAAGVQPHEVLHIGDDAHADCVGALAAGMQVAWLNREGHDWAHGDMRPHLEVRDLHALCASWPDYEPARKTP, encoded by the coding sequence ATGATTGACATTTCCCGAATCAAAGCCATTACCCTCGATCTGGACGACACATTGTGGCCCGTTTGGCCCACGATTGGGCGTGCCGAGGTGGTTTTACAGACTTGGCTGAGCACCCACGCCCCTGGCGCTGCAGCCTTGTCGGCCGATGCCGAACTCAAAAAAGCCGTGCGCGCTGAGATCAATGCCCGCCACGCCGACCGGGCGCACGACTTGTCGTTTCTGCGCCGGGAGTCGATCCGGGCTTTGCTGCAGCAAGCCGGGGAGCCCATGCACCTGGCGGAGGCGGCTTTTGAGGTGTTTTTTTCCGAGCGCCAACGGGTGGATTTGTTTGACGATGCGCTGCCTGCGCTGGCGTTCTGGAGCCAGCGCATGCCGGTGGTGGCCTTGTCCAACGGCAACGCCGATGTGCACCGCGTGGGCATTGGCCAGCACTTTCACGCCAGCGTGAGTGCCCAGTCGCTGGGCGTGGCCAAGCCGGACTTGCGCATTTTTGTGGCGGGCGCCGCAGCGGCGGGCGTGCAGCCGCATGAGGTGCTGCACATTGGCGACGACGCGCACGCCGACTGCGTGGGCGCTTTGGCCGCGGGCATGCAGGTGGCCTGGCTCAACCGCGAAGGCCACGATTGGGCCCATGGCGACATGCGCCCACATCTGGAGGTGCGGGACTTGCACGCGCTGTGCGCCAGTTGGCCTGATTACGAACCAGCCCGAAAGACCCCATGA
- the hemH gene encoding ferrochelatase, whose protein sequence is MAFQKEPSFQHGQAARTAVLYCNLGTPSAPTAPALRKYLAEFLGDSRVVEIPKPIWWLILHGIILRVRPAKSAAKYASIWTEQGSPLKAFTEQQAQSLGTELQERGHHVTVRYAMRYGQPSIPEQLSALKAEGVQRVLIVPAYPQYSGTTTASVFDAVYRWGLKTRLIPEMRFVNRYHDDPRYIAALAQTVREHWAAHGQAEQLVMSFHGVPERTLQLGDPYHCECMKTGRLLAEALGLSKDQYKLTFQSRFGKAKWLEPYTEPTLVAMAGQGVKKVDVICPGFTSDCLETLEEIQQEAQEAFLHAGGESFNYIPCLNNNAQWIEALADISLSHMQAWDLSAPDEKALAASRARALAHGAKA, encoded by the coding sequence ATGGCATTTCAAAAAGAACCCTCCTTCCAGCATGGTCAGGCCGCCCGCACCGCGGTGCTGTATTGCAACCTGGGCACGCCCAGCGCCCCCACGGCCCCTGCCCTGCGCAAGTACTTGGCCGAGTTTCTGGGTGACAGCCGCGTGGTCGAGATCCCCAAACCCATCTGGTGGCTGATCCTGCACGGCATCATCTTGCGCGTGCGCCCGGCCAAATCGGCCGCCAAGTACGCCAGCATCTGGACCGAGCAGGGCTCGCCCCTCAAAGCGTTCACTGAACAACAAGCCCAATCGCTGGGTACCGAACTGCAAGAACGCGGCCACCACGTGACCGTGCGTTATGCCATGCGCTATGGCCAGCCGTCGATCCCCGAACAGCTCAGCGCCCTCAAAGCCGAGGGGGTGCAGCGCGTCTTGATCGTGCCCGCCTACCCGCAATACAGCGGCACCACCACGGCCAGCGTGTTCGACGCGGTGTACCGCTGGGGCCTGAAAACGCGCCTCATCCCTGAAATGCGCTTTGTCAACCGTTACCACGACGACCCGCGCTACATCGCCGCACTGGCCCAAACCGTGCGCGAACACTGGGCCGCCCATGGTCAAGCCGAGCAACTGGTCATGAGTTTTCACGGTGTGCCCGAGCGCACCCTCCAACTCGGCGACCCCTACCACTGCGAATGCATGAAAACCGGCCGCCTGCTGGCCGAAGCCCTGGGCTTGTCCAAAGACCAGTACAAACTCACCTTCCAGTCGCGTTTTGGCAAAGCCAAGTGGCTGGAGCCCTACACCGAGCCCACCCTGGTGGCCATGGCCGGGCAAGGCGTGAAAAAAGTCGACGTCATCTGCCCAGGTTTCACCAGCGACTGCCTGGAAACGCTGGAAGAAATCCAGCAAGAAGCCCAAGAAGCGTTTTTGCATGCCGGCGGCGAAAGCTTCAACTACATCCCCTGCCTGAACAACAACGCCCAATGGATCGAAGCGCTTGCCGACATCAGCCTCAGCCACATGCAGGCTTGGGACTTGTCAGCGCCGGACGAAAAGGCGTTGGCTGCGAGTCGGGCGCGCGCTTTGGCGCATGGTGCAAAGGCCTGA
- a CDS encoding alpha/beta fold hydrolase has translation MAFTSNYLRCAGLEIHYTDWGKAEKGTVIAWHGLARTGRDMDELAAHLSAQGYRVICPDTVGRGLSQWSSDPQQEYCLAFYARIARELMDGLQLRAVHWVGTSMGGAIGTLCAAGLVEPTLKHRLLSLTLNDNAPELAQAAIDRIKAYAGTPPAFATVTELEAFFRQVYKPYGWLSDAQWRRLAETSTRRLPDGRVTPHYDPAMVTQFTAHPNDYLIWDHYDALKLPVLLLRGVESDLVLPETVQNMRRRGPGALGLLKTIEVPGCGHAPALNVLQHLEWVTGFIDSH, from the coding sequence ATGGCTTTCACATCGAATTACCTCCGCTGCGCGGGTCTGGAAATCCATTACACCGATTGGGGCAAAGCCGAAAAAGGCACCGTGATCGCTTGGCACGGTTTGGCCCGCACCGGGCGCGACATGGACGAACTCGCCGCGCACCTGAGCGCGCAAGGCTACCGGGTGATTTGTCCCGATACGGTGGGGCGGGGCCTGTCGCAGTGGAGCTCTGACCCGCAGCAGGAATACTGCCTGGCTTTTTATGCCCGCATCGCGCGCGAACTGATGGACGGCCTGCAGCTGCGCGCCGTGCATTGGGTGGGCACCTCCATGGGCGGGGCCATTGGCACACTGTGTGCAGCGGGCTTGGTCGAGCCCACGTTGAAGCACCGCCTGTTGAGCCTCACGCTCAACGACAACGCGCCAGAACTGGCCCAGGCGGCCATCGACCGCATCAAGGCCTATGCGGGCACCCCGCCCGCATTTGCCACGGTGACCGAACTCGAAGCCTTTTTCCGTCAGGTCTACAAACCCTATGGTTGGCTCAGCGACGCCCAGTGGCGGCGCCTGGCTGAAACGTCCACCCGCCGCTTGCCGGACGGGCGCGTGACGCCACACTACGATCCGGCCATGGTGACGCAGTTCACCGCGCACCCCAACGATTACCTGATTTGGGACCATTACGACGCCCTGAAGTTGCCGGTGTTGCTGCTGCGTGGCGTCGAATCGGATTTGGTGTTACCCGAGACGGTTCAAAATATGCGGCGGCGTGGGCCGGGTGCGCTGGGCTTGCTCAAAACCATCGAAGTACCCGGTTGCGGGCATGCACCGGCGCTCAATGTGCTTCAGCATCTCGAGTGGGTGACAGGCTTTATCGACAGCCATTGA
- a CDS encoding branched-chain amino acid ABC transporter permease, producing MLNRLISNDHPRSRLLAVLLALTLLGLALAPFLFPGVKALSVAAKVLIFVVLVAGFDLLLGYTGIVSFAHTMFFGIGAYGIAISSNTWGPTWGALAAGFALSLALTLLLSLAIGLFSLRVRAIFFAMITLAVAAAFQTLASQLSDFTGGEDGLSFKLPELLLPSTEFSDEPFLGVSLDGRLLCYYLLFVLAVALLLSMLRIVNSPFGRVLQAIRENEFRAEAIGYRVVVYRTLSSVLSALYACMAGAMLALWLRYNGPDTSLSFEIMMDVLLIVVIGGMGTIYGAAIGSVLFLLAQSYLQDLLRLASEATAALPLLSSLLSPDRWLLWLGLLFVLSVYYFPTGVVGRLRSRAALRALASEKPLASKS from the coding sequence ATGCTCAACCGATTGATTTCCAACGACCACCCGCGCAGCCGCCTGTTGGCCGTTTTGCTGGCGCTGACCTTGCTGGGCCTGGCCTTGGCCCCGTTTTTGTTTCCGGGGGTCAAGGCCTTGTCGGTCGCGGCCAAGGTGCTGATCTTTGTGGTGCTGGTGGCGGGCTTTGACCTGCTCTTGGGCTACACCGGCATCGTGAGTTTTGCGCACACCATGTTCTTTGGCATTGGGGCCTATGGCATCGCCATCTCGTCCAACACCTGGGGACCGACCTGGGGGGCCTTGGCGGCGGGTTTTGCGCTGTCGCTGGCCCTGACGCTGTTGCTGTCGCTGGCAATTGGTCTGTTCTCGCTCAGAGTGCGGGCCATCTTTTTCGCCATGATCACACTGGCCGTGGCGGCCGCATTCCAGACACTCGCCTCGCAACTGTCCGACTTCACGGGCGGCGAAGATGGGCTGAGCTTCAAGTTGCCTGAGCTGCTGCTGCCCAGCACCGAGTTCAGCGATGAGCCGTTCTTGGGGGTATCGCTGGACGGGCGTTTGCTCTGCTATTACCTTTTGTTTGTGCTGGCGGTGGCTTTGCTGCTGTCGATGCTGCGCATCGTCAATTCGCCCTTTGGCCGGGTGCTGCAAGCCATCCGCGAAAACGAGTTCCGTGCCGAAGCCATCGGTTACCGGGTGGTGGTGTACCGCACCCTGTCGAGTGTGTTGTCGGCGCTCTATGCCTGCATGGCGGGGGCCATGCTGGCGCTTTGGTTGCGTTACAACGGGCCGGACACATCGCTCAGCTTTGAAATCATGATGGACGTGTTGCTGATTGTGGTCATTGGCGGCATGGGCACCATCTATGGCGCGGCCATTGGCTCGGTGCTGTTTTTGTTGGCTCAGAGTTACTTGCAAGACCTGCTGCGCTTGGCCAGCGAGGCCACGGCCGCATTGCCCTTGCTGTCGTCCTTGCTCTCACCCGACCGCTGGTTGCTCTGGCTGGGCTTGTTGTTTGTGCTGTCGGTGTATTACTTTCCGACGGGCGTGGTGGGCCGCTTGCGCAGCCGGGCGGCGTTGCGGGCGCTGGCGTCTGAGAAACCCCTTGCATCCAAGAGTTGA
- a CDS encoding branched-chain amino acid ABC transporter permease has translation MKFLQDIDTRPLLLVPVLALLAWPLIGSGSTWLTLTVAGLAMGMIIFIMASGLTLVFGLMDVLNFGHGLFIALGAFVATSVLGAMGDWTGSGEWWRNMLAVLPAMGIAMAVSAAVGLAFERFIVRPVYGQHLKQILITMGGMIIGEELIKVIWGPLQIALPLPEAMRGSVFWGEAAIEKYRVLAVAVGLAVFAAQMWVLGRTKIGLLIRAGVQDREMVESLGYRIRRLFVGVFVVGSALAGLGGVMWGLYQQNVVPQMGAQVNVLIFIVIIIGGLGSTGGALIGALLVGLMANYTGFLAPKLALFSNIALMAAVLLWRPQGVYPVANR, from the coding sequence ATGAAATTCCTGCAAGACATCGATACCCGGCCATTGCTGCTGGTGCCCGTGCTGGCCTTGTTGGCCTGGCCCTTGATCGGTTCAGGCTCGACCTGGCTCACGCTCACCGTGGCGGGCCTGGCCATGGGCATGATCATCTTCATCATGGCCTCAGGCCTCACGCTGGTGTTTGGCCTGATGGACGTGCTGAACTTTGGCCACGGCCTGTTCATTGCGCTGGGCGCTTTTGTTGCGACCAGTGTGCTGGGCGCCATGGGCGACTGGACAGGCTCGGGCGAGTGGTGGCGCAACATGCTGGCGGTGTTGCCGGCCATGGGGATCGCCATGGCGGTGTCCGCGGCCGTGGGCCTGGCGTTTGAGCGCTTCATCGTGCGGCCGGTGTATGGCCAGCACCTCAAACAGATCCTGATCACCATGGGCGGCATGATCATTGGCGAAGAGCTCATCAAGGTCATCTGGGGCCCGCTGCAGATCGCCTTGCCTTTGCCCGAGGCCATGCGCGGCTCGGTGTTCTGGGGCGAAGCGGCCATCGAAAAATACCGTGTGCTGGCCGTAGCCGTAGGCCTGGCCGTGTTTGCCGCGCAGATGTGGGTGCTGGGCCGCACCAAGATCGGCCTGCTCATTCGTGCCGGCGTGCAGGACCGCGAGATGGTCGAGTCACTGGGTTACCGCATCCGCCGCCTGTTTGTGGGCGTGTTCGTGGTGGGCAGCGCGCTGGCGGGCTTGGGCGGTGTCATGTGGGGCCTGTACCAACAAAATGTGGTGCCACAGATGGGCGCGCAGGTCAATGTGCTGATCTTCATCGTCATCATCATTGGCGGGCTCGGTTCCACGGGCGGGGCGCTGATTGGGGCCTTGCTGGTCGGCCTGATGGCCAACTACACCGGCTTTCTGGCCCCCAAACTGGCGCTGTTTTCCAACATTGCGCTGATGGCGGCTGTGCTGCTGTGGCGTCCGCAGGGCGTGTACCCCGTGGCGAACCGCTGA
- a CDS encoding ABC transporter ATP-binding protein → MRPVAMNPHLLSLEGVHTHIGAYHILHGVDLVVPRGELTLLLGRNGAGKTTMLRTIMGLWQASQGRIRFGGEDITALNTPAIAQMNIAYVPENMGIFSDLTVKENMLLAARGARHAAQMDEARLQWIFKLFPAVEKFWSHPAGKLSGGQKQMLAVSRAMVEPRDLLIIDEPSKGLAPAIIENMIDAFKQLKASGVTILLVEQNIHFAQQLGDTVAVMDNGRVVHAGRMQALAEDPALQQSLLGLAL, encoded by the coding sequence ATGAGGCCCGTCGCCATGAACCCCCATTTGCTCAGCCTTGAGGGCGTGCACACGCACATCGGGGCTTACCACATCCTGCACGGGGTGGATCTGGTTGTGCCGCGTGGCGAGCTCACCTTGCTGTTGGGCCGCAACGGCGCGGGCAAGACCACCATGCTGCGCACCATCATGGGCCTGTGGCAGGCCTCGCAAGGGCGCATCCGCTTCGGTGGTGAAGACATCACGGCACTCAACACGCCAGCGATTGCGCAAATGAACATCGCCTATGTGCCGGAAAACATGGGTATTTTTTCGGACCTGACGGTCAAGGAAAACATGTTGCTCGCCGCCCGCGGCGCCCGCCACGCGGCGCAGATGGACGAGGCGCGGCTGCAGTGGATTTTCAAACTCTTCCCGGCCGTGGAAAAGTTCTGGAGCCACCCGGCGGGCAAATTGTCCGGCGGGCAAAAGCAGATGCTGGCCGTTTCGCGGGCGATGGTGGAGCCGCGTGATTTGCTCATCATTGACGAGCCCAGCAAGGGCTTGGCCCCGGCCATCATTGAGAACATGATCGACGCCTTCAAGCAGCTCAAGGCCAGCGGGGTGACGATTTTGTTGGTGGAGCAAAACATCCATTTTGCGCAGCAGTTGGGCGACACCGTGGCGGTCATGGACAACGGCCGCGTGGTGCACGCGGGCCGCATGCAAGCACTGGCCGAAGACCCCGCCTTGCAGCAATCCTTGTTGGGACTGGCCTTATGA
- a CDS encoding ABC transporter ATP-binding protein has product MLETQNLTVRFGGHVAVNAVSCRFEPGTLTAIVGPNGAGKTTYFNLISGQLPASAGAVHLNGRELTGLSASARTRAGLGRAFQLTNLFPNLSVLENVRLAVQATKEGAHRRGLNLWSIWSDHAALTSRALEILQSVSMTLQQDAPVASLPHGDQRKLEVALLMALEPSVYMFDEPTAGMSHDEAPVILDLIRQLKQDKSKTILLVEHKMDVVRELADRIIVLHNGSLVADGEPHAVIASPIVQEAYLGKAKVAA; this is encoded by the coding sequence ATGCTGGAAACGCAAAACCTCACGGTGCGGTTTGGCGGGCATGTGGCGGTGAATGCGGTGTCGTGCCGCTTTGAACCCGGCACGCTCACGGCCATCGTCGGCCCCAACGGGGCGGGCAAAACCACTTACTTCAATCTGATCTCAGGGCAGTTGCCCGCCTCGGCGGGGGCGGTGCACCTGAACGGGCGCGAGTTGACCGGCCTGAGCGCCTCGGCCCGCACCCGTGCAGGCCTGGGGCGGGCCTTCCAGTTGACCAACCTGTTTCCGAACCTGTCGGTGCTGGAAAACGTGCGCCTGGCGGTCCAGGCCACGAAAGAGGGGGCGCACCGCCGAGGCTTGAACCTGTGGAGCATCTGGAGCGACCACGCGGCCTTGACGAGTCGCGCCTTGGAGATTTTGCAATCCGTCTCTATGACCCTGCAGCAGGACGCCCCTGTGGCCAGCCTGCCGCATGGCGACCAGCGCAAACTCGAAGTGGCCCTGCTCATGGCGCTGGAGCCCTCGGTTTACATGTTCGACGAACCCACGGCCGGCATGAGCCACGACGAAGCGCCGGTGATTCTGGATCTGATCCGCCAGCTCAAACAAGACAAAAGCAAGACCATCTTGCTGGTGGAGCACAAGATGGACGTGGTGCGCGAGCTGGCCGACCGCATCATCGTGCTGCACAACGGCTCTTTGGTGGCCGATGGCGAGCCCCATGCCGTGATCGCATCGCCCATCGTGCAAGAAGCCTATTTGGGCAAAGCCAAGGTGGCCGCATGA
- a CDS encoding substrate-binding domain-containing protein, giving the protein MFRRHLISLAALALASSMAPAVMAQGQDIKIAHIYSKTGPLEAYGKQTQTGLMMGLSYATGGSMAINGRKIVVIEKDDQGKPDLGKNLLAAAYGDDKVDLAVGPTASPVALAMLPVAEEYKKILLVEPAVADSITGDKWNKYIFRTGRNSSQDAIANAVAVDKDGVSIVTMAQDSAFGRDGVKAFRDSVKKAKLVHEEYLPPATTDFTAGAQRMIDKLKALPGRKIIFIIWAGGNPFKIADMDLKRYGIEIATGGNILPAMVAYKQFPGMEGAAYYYFGMPKNPVNDAMVASHYQQFKTPPDFFTAGGFSAAMALVTALKKTNGDTNTNKLISTMEGMSFDTPKGKMTFRKEDHQAMQSMYHFKIKIDPAFAWGVPELIREIKPEEMNVPIRNKR; this is encoded by the coding sequence ATGTTCCGTCGACACCTCATTTCTTTGGCCGCTTTGGCTCTGGCATCTTCTATGGCCCCGGCGGTCATGGCCCAGGGCCAAGACATCAAAATCGCCCACATTTACAGCAAAACCGGTCCGCTCGAAGCCTATGGCAAACAGACCCAGACCGGGCTGATGATGGGCTTGAGTTACGCCACCGGCGGCAGCATGGCCATCAACGGCCGCAAGATTGTAGTGATCGAGAAAGACGATCAGGGCAAGCCTGACCTGGGCAAGAACCTGCTGGCCGCCGCCTATGGTGACGACAAGGTGGATCTGGCGGTGGGCCCGACCGCCTCGCCCGTGGCGCTGGCCATGCTGCCGGTGGCCGAAGAGTACAAAAAAATCCTGTTGGTGGAGCCTGCTGTGGCCGACTCCATCACCGGTGACAAGTGGAACAAATACATCTTCCGCACCGGCCGCAACAGCAGCCAAGACGCGATTGCCAACGCCGTGGCAGTGGACAAAGACGGCGTGAGCATCGTCACCATGGCGCAAGACTCGGCTTTCGGCCGCGATGGCGTCAAGGCATTCAGGGACTCTGTCAAAAAAGCCAAGCTGGTGCATGAAGAATACCTGCCGCCCGCGACCACCGACTTCACCGCAGGCGCACAGCGCATGATCGACAAGCTCAAGGCTTTGCCGGGCCGCAAGATCATCTTCATCATCTGGGCCGGTGGCAACCCGTTCAAGATCGCCGACATGGACCTCAAGCGCTACGGCATCGAGATCGCCACGGGCGGCAACATCCTGCCCGCCATGGTGGCCTACAAGCAGTTCCCCGGCATGGAGGGTGCGGCCTACTATTACTTCGGCATGCCCAAGAACCCGGTCAACGACGCCATGGTGGCCTCGCATTACCAACAGTTCAAAACGCCTCCGGACTTCTTCACGGCCGGTGGTTTCTCGGCTGCTATGGCTTTGGTCACCGCCCTGAAAAAGACCAATGGCGATACCAACACCAACAAGCTCATCAGCACCATGGAAGGCATGAGCTTTGACACGCCCAAGGGCAAGATGACCTTCCGTAAGGAAGACCACCAGGCCATGCAAAGCATGTACCACTTCAAGATCAAGATCGACCCGGCCTTCGCTTGGGGTGTGCCCGAGCTGATCCGTGAGATCAAGCCCGAAGAAATGAACGTGCCCATCCGCAACAAACGCTGA